The following nucleotide sequence is from Leucoraja erinacea ecotype New England chromosome 2, Leri_hhj_1, whole genome shotgun sequence.
TAATCTTTTTTATTATGTTTTTGATATAATTAACCTTTCGATATTAGACATTTTTATTATACATTAATTTACAGAAATTATGGGATAATTTATTGCTTTAGCAGACAGAATACTTGAAGTGTGTAGATCTAGTCTAATTTCAATAACAAGCtataaaaaattggaataaaaaGCAATCAGTCATGTATGTTCAATGATGAATACAATTTATTCACAATAAAGGACAATTTTGGACAATCAGACTCATTTCTACAGAAATAAACGAATTATtttcactgttctatgttcaagtaACAATTAAATGACTCACTAAAGAATCTTTAACACAACAAAAATGACAGGTGCATAAATGTAGATGAGGGAATTCCAACTCAGGCCAGTGAACAAACACAATAACAAAATATACTTGTAGTCTTTCCAGTGTCTATAAAAATAACATTACCATTTGATATGCATTTGAATTGTAGACTTATTAACTTATGTTATTAacttattttgttttaaagtaaGGCTGTCCATAAAACATTTCTCTAGGAACAATTCTATAAGGTTGCTTTTTAATATCAGTTTTGGATGAGTATATTGAAATATTACAGATTCCATGTAGACAATGCCTTATTTTTATTGCCTGATGCTGACTGTATATTATAAGGATAAACAGAGCTTAGCTGCTTTACCAGTGCAACTGTCTACATGTAGCATAAACTAAAGAGTTTAAAAAATCCAACTTTTTAAACCAAAGTTGACACAACACTGGAATGGTGTCACAAGAACACGTAACAAATACAGACGATAAAGACTACATGGCCTATCTTAGATTATCCATTTAATGACTCATCAGATCGAGCACTTTCTTGAATGATACAAAGGATATTCTCTTCATTACCTTACATTTGAATCCCTGAATTAAGCACTTTTTCGAAAGAAAATACTTCCTTGTGTCAAAGCCTAACAATGTATGGCTGTCGAGACacgggactgcaaatgctggaatctggagcagaaaATTATCTGCTGGAGGAATGCAGTGGGCCacatagcatctgtggagacaaagcgagagtcaacattttgggtccgaACATAAAAGAAGGTAGCCTGTATAAAGAGGTGAGTGGAAGAAGTGAAGCAGGAGCTGGAGAGTGATATGAGATGTTCTCCTGCAGAAGGTTGTGCCTTCATACTCTGGaatcagattttttaataaatgcTTATTCTTTTAGATATGGATATCACTAAATAAGAGAGCATTTCATTGCACTTAGCTAATTGATCTCAAGAAGGTGCTGGTGGACTTTTTTCCTGATAACAATGCACTCCGTTGGATTTAAGGTATCCCTATATGTTCCTGTGTGGGTTGTTCAAGGATTTTGTTCCATTGACGATGAAGGAACAACAGTGCACATTCAAGTACATTTGCATATCGCCTGAAGGTGATTTGGCGGGTGATTGCATTGCAAAGCATTTGAACTTGAAAGCTTGTTATCGTGCACGGTAAATAGAACCAAAGTTACTTCTTGCAGTGCACCCTATTGAGAGTGGATTTTGAAATATGCTGAAAGCAGAAATAATGTTTGTTTAAACCAGTAGATAAGTCACCTGCCTTGCCCAAGATAGTGACAACTTTCAAAGTGTTGTCCAAGCCACAAATAGACAACTGGAGGCATTCCATCATCGTCCACTCCAAGGGGTATAAGTTTATTGTGGGAAGGCAAGAGATGAGCCAGCCATTCCAGCTCGCCTTTGATCTGTCCGCAATTGGCGATAATTAAGCAGCTGTCAAATTAAGTTCCTCATCCACAAAAACCTCCAAAGTTCTGATCGTGAGAAACTCGACAAATGCTGTTTGGATGTAGTTAGGCACTCTACTGTTCAAAATGTCTGTTGTAATTCCTACCTGTCACTCATCGGTCAAGCCATCAGCTATGGAAAGCTTTGTTAATGGATCGAATTGCTGATGGGACTGATCACTGTAGTCATCAGCAACAGCCTTAATTCTGACCCTATGATAGAGCAAAGGCCATTGGTGGTCAATATATTGAGACTGAAATGACTAGCTTCTAACTACAATAACTAACTTCCCTGGTGTAATGTTTTTCCACTGATCATCTTCAAATTATCAAGTTCCTTTGTGTCTCATTTGCCCgatggcttgtttctatgctctatcaCGTTAAATTTTTTCTTGAGCTCGATTATGCTCAATTTCATCTCAACCATAGAATTCAGCTATTCTGTCCCTGTTTTTACCAGTCCTGTGCCCAATTGTAATTTGGTCTGGAGATGATTGGTTCTCGTAGGAACAAAACTGAGCAATGTTGAGTTAAACATGAAAAAGTACAGCAgaagagcaggcccttcggccgataatatctatgcagaacatgatgccgagaccacctcttatctgcctgtacataacccatatccctccagtccctgcatataCATATGCCCATacaaaagtctcctaaatgccaGTATCATATCTGCCTCGATCACCAACCCTGGTACCacatttcaggcactcaccaccctgtgtaaaatacTGGCCATACACgtttcttttaaactttgcctctcttaccttaaagcgTTGCTctttaatatttgatttttccttcctgagaaaaaggttctgactgtctaaaaAAGGCTCTGACGTCTGACAGGCGAGTGCTTAATTGCATCTCTACATTTGTTGTTCTTGGTGAATAAGAGCTCGTTGATAGGAACCTTAATGAttgtttttaagaaagaactacagatgctggaaaaatcgaaggtagacaaaaatgctggtgaaactcagcgggtgagccagcatctatggagcgaaggaataggtgacgtttcaggtcgagacccttcttcagactgatttgaggtggggggggtgtgaagaagaaaggaagatgcggagacagtgggctgtgggacagctgggaaggggaggggaaggagggagaaagcaaagactacctgaaattggagaagtcaatgttcataccgctggggtgtaaactacccaagcaaaatatgaggtgctgctcctccaatttgcagtggaactcactctggccatggatgaggcacaggacagaaaggtcagatacggaatgggagggggagttgaagtgctgagccaccaggacatCGTGTTTGTTAATGTGAAATGTGCGGAAATGTTGggtgaagtgatcgccaagcctgcgcttggtctcaccgatgtagagtagttgacacttagagcagtggatgcaatagatgaggttggaggaggtgcaggtgaacctctgcctcacctggaaagactgcttgggtccttggatggagtcgagggggtaggtaaagcgacaagtgtagcatttcctgaggtttcaagggaaagtaccggggagggagtagtttgggtgggaagggacaaattgaccagggagttgcggagggaggggtctctgcggaaagccgaaagaggAGGAGATTGGTAGACATGACCAGGTGGGATtctgttggagatggcgaaaatgttggaggattatctgttgtgtgtggcagctggtagggtggaaggtgaggacaagggggattcttGTCGTCCTTGTTACcagtgggggggatggagagtgagagcggggctacgggatatagaagagaccctggtgagagcatcatctatagtcgaagaggggaacccccgttccctaaagaatgaggacatctctgatgtcctgttttggaacacctcatcctgggtgcagatgtggcgcagacggaggaattgggagaaggggatATAGTCctaacaggaagcagggtgggaagaagtatagatAGATGAGgcgctcaccagggtctcttctatatcccatagctccgctctcactccccatcccccccacttggaacaaggacagagtcccccttgtcctcaccttccaccctaccagcagccacatacaacagataatcctccgacattttcgccatctccaacgggatcccaccactggccacatcttcccatcccctcccctttcggctttccacagagaccgctccttccacaactccctggccaatttgttccttcctacccaaatcaccccctcccctggtactttcccttgcaaccgcaggaatcgCTGCACTTGTCGCTTAACCCCTTGACTccttccaaggacccaagcagtctttccaggtgaggcagaggttcacctgcacctcctccaacctcatctattgcatccgctgctctaagtgtcaactgctctacatcggtgagaccaagcgcaggcttagcGATCACTTCGTCCAACACccccgcacagttcgcattaataaaacctgatctcccggtggctcagcacttcaactccccctcccattctgtatccgacctttctggcctgggcctactccatggccagagcgagtcccaccacaaattggaggagcagcacctcatattttgcttgggtagtttacaccccagtggtatgaacattgacttctccaatttcaggtagtccttgctttctccctccttcccctccctttcccaactctcccacagcccactgtctccgcatcttcctttcttcttcccgcccccacatcagtctgaagaagggtcttgacccgaaatatcacttattccttcgttccatagatgctgcctcacccgcgtagtttctccagcatttttctctaccttaaTGATTATTTTCATCACTTTGTTAATTATTGTTGCAGCCTGAAGCAATGGACATTGGCTGGATGGGAATGTTCCTTCTTTATATGGAGAGAACACTCCAGGGCAACTTTTGCTAGTTCCCAATGCTTACAGGTTAATGATTAACGAAGGACATGGAGAGTTTACTTATAATTAACACCACACGTAATATATTGTCAGGGCTCTGCTCAGTGCATTGGACTgttcacagactgtttaccctcctaccatccgggaggcgctacaggtctctccagttctggaccagcaggtccaggaatagcttcttccttgcggctgttacattactcaacactgcacctcggtgactgccaatctcacccccccctccccccccccccccccccccccccccgggacactcctgccaccaggaaaaaaataattgcactactatgactgtatgcacgtaaatatatttatctattgctcatattctatgtcgtgcTTCTAGGGAGATgccaactgcattttgttgtctctgtactgcacaatgacaataaatttgaatctgaatcttaaatcACTTGACtggaaccccaaataatcccagGGATGATAGATTTCACtctatagatagatacatggaagtaaaggtagacacaaaatgctggagtaactcagcgggtgaggcagcatctccggagagaaggaatgggtgacatttcgtggtctagacccttcttcagactgatgtcagagtagaatagaatatagatagaatgtagtcggagacagtaaaactagtgggagaaccgggaaggggagggagatggagagagaaagcaatggctatctgaagttagagaagtcaatgttcataccgctgggatgtaaactacccaagcaaaatatgaggtgctgttcctccaatttgcgctgggattGCAGTAACCCGAGTTAAATGTGGGGACTGGGGGCTGGTGAGCAGGAACCTGATGCATTACCAGCTGGAGGGTACCAGGTGATAATCAGCAGATTATTTTACGTTGATTTCAACAAAGTTGATGGTTtcattaaacacaaagtgctggaggaagtcggtGGGTCAGATAGTGTACGCTCGTCTCTATCATTGTTTCATTAGATTTCCATAAGGATACATGACAGCCAATTTATCTCATATATTCTCCTTGAGACTGCTGGGTCCAGAGTGAGATGAAGCTGCAAAGTCACATTTACACTTTTTCAAACAGAAACTATGTTGTCCTGGTGTTGGAGCTTATGTGTAAACATATGTCTAGTATTTAACTTTATAGAAATTTGTCTGAGAGATGTTTAATATGACTGGATAACATCCTTCCGCAGATGAGAAAACTGGGAAAACCAGATCCCACCAAAAAGAAATAACCAACAAATATCGAATAACCCATGTGCAATAGATACTTTGGTTGGGAATTATATTTTATGCTTAGAGAACAGTGGCACTGTGAAGTTTGAAGTAGCAATTTTATGTTTTACTTATCCCTGGAGCTTTCGGCTAGTGTCTGTACACGGATCCAATAAAAAACAAACCTTCGTTAATTTTCTTTTGAATATTAGATTATAGGTTTAAAGAGAGGCTGTTTCAGttgtaatttgaaaaaaaaaatatcttcGCTCATTGTCACGGTGGGTGGAACAGACAACCTTGCATTTCGCTGATACTTCGGGACAGAGTTCTTCCGCGATGTTTAAAACTTCAAATCCTTTTCGCTTGAACGCGCCAAGCCTGCAATAAACAAAGCAACAGTGAGCGGGGAATAGTGAATAGACAGGGACACAGACGACTCTCAATAAAATTGCATCCAAATTCTTACTCGTAATGATTCCTGTTAGCCTTGGCATGCAACTCAGGCTCAGCATAATTCTATAaccaatatatacatatatatataaactaaCCCCGATGAACATGAAAGCTTTACCGTGGATAGTCATTTCTGGACACCACTGACAAAATGACAGGTCGAACACGACTATTTGAAAGGAAAGGTAACCCCCACTGATAACATTAGACACGAGGGcctgcaagatgctggtttattttattttttaaaacacacacaaagtgctggagtaattcagtcgggtctgagtctggcagcatccgcggaggacatggatagatggcattttgCATCAGCAcaattcttcagattgataacatTAGACTGACTGTTTTACCTGCCGAGTACTGCGGATACCGCAAGGTATATCCGGCTACGATCTGTCTCCTGCCCAGCCCATGAGATCGCGACAACACACAATCCACGTAGATATCCCAGAAGAGCTGAGCCAGGTCGATGAAAAGGGCAGCGTGCTGAGGTTTCTCCGAGACTTTCAGAAAGATCATGAAGTCCCAGAGGGCGCTGACTGTTTCGGCGACACGCAGCTTCCTGAACTCGACCAGGGCCAGGGACGAGCTCTCCCAGCACTGGGGGTCGATCTCGCCCAGATTCATCGGGTCTGTGATCCTGTTCTGAGCCATAACCACCGTGGCGATCCAGGCCAGCATCACACACAAGCTGCCACACACACGCTGCATACTCTACAGGGACTGACAACGGAAAAGAGAGTGGTGGGTTTAGTAACTGGCATCTCGTTATATCGAACATTGGAAAGCAACACATGGAACCGAACGAGCTGCTTTGGATGTGTGCTGCTGCTGTGCCGATCATTCTAAATCATGAATTATGTTACAACTCGCAGGCAGATAATGAGACCTTCGGAAAGTAGCAGAAACTACACTGCTGGACACCTGCCCCAGCGTTGACACTGGATATCTGCTCCAGCGTTGACACTGCCTCACAAAGCAGTCCTCCTCTAAAGGCAACGAAAGGTGTGCTCTTTGTTGATATAATAAGTCGGCTTATGCTTCTCAGTTGGAGGGTATCTTTCTTTAACCTTTATCATATCATAATTTCAATCACAGTCCTAATTATAAACGTAATCATAATTTTCTTCTTACACTATTGgctcaagtacaacagatataaccatataacaatatccatataacaattacagcacggaaacaggccatctcgatccttctagtccgtgccgaacacataatctcccctagtcccatatacctgcgctcagaccataaccctccattcccttcccatccatataactatccaatttatttttaaatgataaaaacgaacctgcctccaccaccttcactggaagctcattccacacagctaccactctccgagtaaagaggttccccctcatgttacccctaaacttcagtcccttaattctcaagtcatgtccccttgtttgaatcttccctactctcagtgggaaaagcttttccacgtcaactctgtctatccctataTGTGTTAAGGGAACATGCAGAACCAGAATCTCATCTTGCAGTGCGTTTAGCCTGAACCAGACAATTGTTTATTAATTGTGCGCTCTTTGTTGATATAATAACCAGTTGTGAC
It contains:
- the LOC129709162 gene encoding protein FAM237A-like produces the protein MQRVCGSLCVMLAWIATVVMAQNRITDPMNLGEIDPQCWESSSLALVEFRKLRVAETVSALWDFMIFLKVSEKPQHAALFIDLAQLFWDIYVDCVLSRSHGLGRRQIVAGYTLRYPQYSAGLARSSEKDLKF